The Aedes aegypti strain LVP_AGWG chromosome 1, AaegL5.0 Primary Assembly, whole genome shotgun sequence sequence CTCTCGAGTGAGCGCGAGGGGAGGGCAAAGGCGCGGGTGAAATCATCTTTATTTTTGAACGATTTTGGTAGCGaatattcatttttgtttattcTGTTGCCGAATATATTATTGCGTGCGGTAAATTATCTTTAGCTTGCAAAAAAGAACACTTCCGTAGAGAAACCATTTCTTCCTCGATCAATGTAAAGAGTCACACTTCTCGATGATGTCAGACAGCAAATGTCACTTTGTAATATCgaacaatatttatttttacaatgaAGTCATCCTGTTGGGAAGTTAGTAACATATACTGGTCCGACAAAGCTAGCCATGTTCTATGCAACTTTGTGTGGAATTAGATAATTTGATATAAatgcaggggcccagatagccgtagcggtaaacgcgcagctattcagcaagaccaagctgagggtcgtgggttcgaatcccaccggtcgagggtcttttcgggttggaaattttctcgacttcccaggccatagagtataatcgtacctgccacacgatatacgcatgcaaaaatggtcattggcatagtaagctctctgttaataactgtggaagtgctcataagaacactaagctgagaagcaggctctgtcccagtgtggacgtaacgccagaaataagaagatAAGATAAGATATAAATgcacattattcttgtttgccCTATTTCTTCTCGTTGTCCATGAAAAATAGACAACTCCTAAAATATTCTGTAGAACTTGCCTTACTTTCTTACAGAAATGAAGATAAGTGAATCTCGAATAGCTTACACAATGTCTGGGCTCTCCCTTTCTATTTCTCACAAATCAAACCCGAAATCTCTCCATGAAcaattttttgaggaaattaAATGCGTAATgaatttttacagaaaaaatgaaaaaagtgtcGCAATGTAAAAAAACTCGACTTAAGTGCAGCTCAGCTGAACGAATGTTTCgattaaaaattacattttctgTGTTTTGCCCCTCGTATCGTTAAACGAATTTCTACCACAATATATGTATTATGATGTTCCTGGGAAATTTATTCTTCCGGTTTTCTTTGTTCTTTTCAGCTAAAGAAGTTACCAAGCGATCAATCCGTCTCGAAACATGGCAGAAGATAAAGGACCAAAAGCTAACGCCTCTGCGTCGGTTCTCTGTGTTCAACAAGATTCCGAACTATATCGGAGCAGAAAAAGCAGCCGAATTGCTAGCCGAGACCGAGGAGTTCAAAAAAGCCAGTAAGTACTGATATAGTTTTGTTAAATGGTTCGAATAGTATTCATAATGGGAATGGGAAAAGGTGAACTAAAATGTTACTTTGATTGcattgaatgcataatacacgAGGTCGAGCTTGATTGGAATCAAATCTTTGCATTTGTATTCAAACATTTGAAGTTCAGCTTGAACTTATGCTTGATTAAGGCCTCTCAGCGAGCTGCTGTTATTGCGAGCGCTGGCTGATAAGATAATGTGACCAGTGAAGTAATTATTTACTCATTCGAGTAGCTGCTGATTCAGCGTGTAAAAACAATGTTCATGGTGCGGACGTGTTAAGATTTTGAATCACATTTGTTTACCACCCGGTCGATTTGATTACCTTTGCTGTGAAAACAGCTCTATCTTCGAGGTGCTCAAACTGATTGAGATTAATGTACCAACTTTGTCATTATTAAAATTTGAGTGCAGATTTCTTTTCATTCACAATTTATAGGATTTTACATTagtagatttgttttgaatatcgagttacagaacacaaaatcattgcggttcaagggaccatcgagctagcgatgaaaaccaacttttactatggctcTATAACACGATATCgaaatacggaatatcgagtaatgaaGATTTGATTTGACGAATAAATGTATTGATTGGTACACTCCAAATGCTGTAAAAAAATTAGGATGCATTTTACGCGTACCTTAAATGCGAGTACCTACGACAGCTGCACAAGCCACGACGGCAAAATTATCATagaagatctaaacgctcatGTTGGCCAGCTGTGCCAGTCTTAAGAAACTTTAAGCTCTATCAGAAGTTCAACGCATTCCGCCACACTTTTGTGCCACTAGTCGAAATtcgcagggataaggatgagagCTCCTTGACAGACGAAGGTGACGgaaaggtggaagtagcactttgatgaacacctgaatggtgctgagagcgcAACCACCCCGCAACCCCGAATTACGGTGAAAATGTCTACGTCTGATTAGCGGACGATTAAAATCAAGTGGGCTCTGAGGATGGCATTCAACAGCTCACGAAGCATAAACCAGGtagtacacacttaatttagaatgccgaatctcggctaattttaaccgagatccgcacagccgagtagtcggcaaacaaatttcctgggatctcagcaaacaaaagccgagtatcagtaaatcgtgatTTGTTGCTAAGCAATCGGAccatttgttagctgagtctcggttaaaatcgggaaaccgagattcgcacagcccagctcgtgaaaaaaaatctaagtgtgtaagaATGGCATTAGAGCTGAACCCATCAAAAGTGGTTTGGAGAAGTTTGTCACTCGTCTGCaacggctgataggcacaatttaAAAAACagttctcgcgaaacattactaaaggacctatgtacaaatgagaggctctctttgtttactttctctttgatcaataactgagtcacattaacctcttccgttgcgttttttgtatgaaacgctagtcatggAAACTGCCTttcgatctgtagtgaaaaacttcccaaaagctttagttttccactgttataatcgaaagagagcgagagaggagagaatctctcatttgtacataggtcctttagtaatgtttcgcgagagttagtttctcatcagaatcctctcaattttctcatcaCAGTCCTcacaagattctcatcagaatcctctcagtattttcatcagaattctctAAGGCTTCtgatcagaatcctctcaggattttcattaatatcctctcaggattcccatCAGAaacctctcagaattctcatcaaaatcctctcaggattcttatcagaatcctctcacgttttttatcagaattttctcaggaatctcatcagaatcctcttaagattttcctcagaattctctcaaggttctcctcagaatcccctcaggattctcgtcagaaACCTTTCGaagtttttcattaaaatcctctcaaaattcccatcagaattctctcatgattctcatcagaattctctcagaaattctcatcagaaacctctcaggatttccaTCGAAGTCCTCTCAGATTTTTtataagaatcctctcaggattcttatccgaatcctctcaagattctcatcagaatcctctcatgattcttatcagaatcttctgaagattctcatcagaatcctttcagtattctcatcagaaacctCTCTGGATTCCCATcaaaaccctctcaggatttttatcagaatcctctcaggattattatcaagatcctctcaggattctcatcagaatcctctgaTAATTATCATTATCTCAGTATTCTCataaggattctcatcagaatcctctaaggattttcatcaggatcctctcaggattctcatcagaatcctctcaggatttttatcagaatcctctcagtattttcatcaaaatcctctcagaatttttatcagaatcctctcaggattctcatcagaaacctctcaggaattctcatcagaaacctctcaggattcccattaaaatcctcttaggatttttatcagattcctctcagtattctcatctaaatcctctcagaatttttatcagaatcctctcaggatttttatCAGCATCTTCCATAGatgctcatcagaatcctctaaagattctcatcagaattctctcaagaATTCTCGTCAgaaacctctcaggattctcattaaaatcctctcagggttttttttagaatcctcagtatttttatcagaatcctctcaggattctcattcaAATtcattctctcaggattctcatcggaaTTCTTTCTGTattctcatcggaatcctcTCAATCGTTCACATCTTTTGAGTGTTATAGGTACAACAATCCAATTCCTTTTCCTTCACTAGATTCCATCAAGGTTAACATCGATTTGGCCCAAGAGCCCGTCAAGCTTGAAGTCGTCAAGGCCAAAAAGACCTTGTTCGTTCCACCGGCACAGAAATCATCAAATGTGTACGCCAAAATCAAGAACTGCAATCCGGACGAGCAGGATCTGGCGACGCAGAAGAAGATAATCAAACTGCAAGGCGAGGAGGACACGTTCCAGGAGATCGGTGAGTACTTCTTCGTCCACGGCGGTCGTGACCGAGCAGAGATAACTTGTAActtgaaaatgttcattttcaGACATGCATGGAATTGAGAAGCTGGATATGGTCGTGGTTGGCTCGTGTGCCGTCTCGCGACAAGGCCACCGCATCGGCAAGGGTAATGGTTATGTCGATCTGGACATCGGTATCCTGACCCACTTGGGAGTGATCACCAAGGATACACTGATTGTGACCACCGTACACGATGTGCAAGTGTACGACACACTGCCGGAGAATCTTTTCCAGACCTATGACCTGTCGCTTGACTTGATTGTCACGCCGACCGAGGTTATCCGCGTGAGCAAGCGGCTGCCGCGTCCGGCTGGCATCGAGTGGAAGCTACTGTCTTCGAGACGGCTGGAAATCGTTCCGGTGCTGAAGTGCATCAAGGAGTTTGAAGAGAAGTAAGTGTTGTTTCTTGTTTGCAggactggtagcaggtctctttttagtgCAAGCCTCTGAAATGTTTATTTTCAACCTTCTTTTCGCCCTAAGACCGGGCACCCTTTACAGGACCTCTTTTTAGAAATTTGGTCtccattttaatgcaagtctcttttttaggaaatattttttatagaaatgatCTCTAAAGTCCTTTTTTGTTGTGAATTCTGATTCGAAATACCTCATCAGgaattttcacagagattaatctaaaaattcttcaaaattctaTACCAGGATtttgttcaaagatttttccgctaattcatttttttccgccGACTTTTtcaactacagtcgactctccacatctcgatgttctacatctcgatatctctccctatgtcgatggtttcataagtcccttcagtctgcatacattttcactctccatatctcgatatcctccttatctcgatatctccatatctcgatgtgtttctgttgatttttcgttctcaattttctctccgtatgtcgatatgaccattatcgaaggttactagaccaaagttttgggattcaaaacaaattaggagcgcaaaatgacgtttgtttgtgtattactttcttggcaacggaatgtttttcaatctagtattcatcaaaaattgtttctttgtctcgatctctccctatctcgatggtcccttcgatatcgagatgtggagaggcgactgtagttatttttggagataaactgattcctacaggagtttttcgaaaaaaatctcttAGGGTTTAATCCAGATTTCGTTCGTTTTAGGTTCTAGTTCGTTTTGGGTTTTTCTACGTTCCAGTTCgctcagtggcgattccctaacctcaaatctacctgttccacgaatagaaattctAGACTTTACCGAACACATTTGCATCTATCAAGTGAAGATTTACTAGAAAGAAAGATTCCAATATTTTACTAGTTGCTTTATGATCTCAATTTGCCGAAAAAGGCATTTTTAGAtgcgtagaacaggtaaaaagtgaggttacgagtggcctctcccggtcaaccagtcagtgattttcgatagcgatcgatatagattcgttttgaaccgttagcgatcgcaTTGTTgatcaaagatctataaagaattatgaagactggttggtcgggctCGAGCTTCAGAGCCGGTCGGATCTAGCCGCACAATATCCCTGAAAATAATCCAGGTCCCATTCTTGGATTCTTGTAATGTCATGCAGAATGTCTTTGAAAAGcctttaaaatcaataaatctctAGATAAATGTATTCTTTGGGCAACTACTTCATTAATTTCCAATGAAActctttcaaaaaatcttgaaaaaaatgcatacgGTACGGTCTCAGTTTTTAAGcataaggtctctaaagttcctattttaaaGACGCTaagttgctaccagccctgccctttggatttttattattttttaaaataaaaattccattatgttcctccagaaatttatctagaatTTCCTCCTACATTTCTTTCACGAATTTATCCTACATTTCTTCCAAACACTTCTCGAttattaatttaaataaaataccCATGGATTCTTCAATATTAATTTTAGTTTTTACACCAGCAAATACAACACATACAAGTTTCTTATGGGATTCTGCTCAATGCTTTTCTAATAATGCCACCAAAAAAATACTGCAGGTTTTTATCCagattattttttcagaaattccctccccttggttatgcgaccttgccgcgatgggagggcataatccattagcccatatgatggaaaccaaaggcgtaacctgtagtggtggtatcacattttggcattttttgcttaaagccgcgtcataattcatatggcatagacgcaataatatctcggatgtgatccaacggacattttgcgtcattgatagaattgatgcccatttcaaataattaatctattcgaagtggacattaatactattggtgacgttcagtttgccttttgctaaccagaatgatccgtagccactcttactattagctagctagatacatcgttatcatatacgacgtagggaatactcaggaactcttaggaaaatgactagtagattcactgagtagaaataagtggcgacaatcttattttaatatggtttttacattgccataataagaaatacctcttttgtaacagcggtataaataatctaattccgttgtgaagcattgcatttgccaccgaaaagtgaatcttgtaggagactgtaatagaagcctaaggtaactttactcttcaatattcactataaaaatgactatggaaagtaagacgctgagatcgatcattagggttcacttgctagtttcgaaaaattgttgaacagacaaggaaagcgacttttttctttaaggatatatgaacgtaatgaccaataaatacttttaacaacaaaaatgaaattaactagaactactactaaacagcctaattttgttaagacttgacgacacttgacatttaagactctaatcttacgtaaaagacaatagtaatcagaatagcacttgtatgacaaattattcaaaaccatttcgactagacagtattagcaatgcactactatttcaaacaaattctaatggagctgctgattttcataatgcttccttttctcagaagcaagggaatatgggtacttttcaaaaactaccacgtcacaatggaccaatgcacgagttcgcTAATTTGACggttgagcggtgccgtattcactagttgccatggttacgtaaataacacggcaccgctcaaacgtcaacgagtgaacgcgtgcattgatccatactAATAataaacagtgttcatgtgggcgccattgcctagtccgtctgagtattggtcctggtagaggggaaacttggcaaaagccagaccgagggttcagccttgacaagttaagctgtcaggcagctccaactgaataccatacaaaaaaaaaaagaaaaaaaaaaaaaggaattattTTGCATATTCGTCTAGAAAAACCTCCAACATTTCCTCCGAAGTtaggaagtttttcagagattgaaATTGTAGCAGCTGTGCGCGCGAGAGGCTACGTTTTCAAACTCGCTGTCGTGTGCCATTTCGGTTCCGCGTTTCTTTTTCGATTCGGCTGATAGAATGTCAAAACGGCTGATGGTGCTACGACACCCAAAAAACATTTGTCAAGAGTAATATTTTGCTatggcagcatccatttattacgtaactctaaaattggaatttttcgacccccgtaacgctttttgtatgataaatttcaagtttttattatgccaaatgacttatGTCAAACAATATTATGCTAAATggatttatgccaaatggcccgcttccttgtttatttttgtttttttggttcctgtttggtcccccttttttgttccagtttggtctcttttttcaagCATCAGATCGCTAATGTTCCTATTTTGGAAACACTCAGTTGCTGCCAGCCCTGTATTTGGCTTTGTGGGACATGTTATTTAACCGAAGGTGTTTCTGTGTTCCATTTCAGGTCCGGCAAGGAAATCGAATTGAAAGCCGAAGACACTGATGTTGAGAGTTACCAACAGAAGTCCCGTCAGAACAAGCGTTCGTTCCGACGTAATCAGTCAGGACAACGACGTCGCCGACGATCAGACCGGAGAACGAGCGAGAAGCAGCATAACGGAGATGCTGACAGTCATGACGAGGGAGGT is a genomic window containing:
- the LOC5580074 gene encoding methenyltetrahydrofolate synthase domain-containing protein, translating into MATEDQNNEPQPAAAEQPPAEDKPKEVTKRSIRLETWQKIKDQKLTPLRRFSVFNKIPNYIGAEKAAELLAETEEFKKANSIKVNIDLAQEPVKLEVVKAKKTLFVPPAQKSSNVYAKIKNCNPDEQDLATQKKIIKLQGEEDTFQEIDMHGIEKLDMVVVGSCAVSRQGHRIGKGNGYVDLDIGILTHLGVITKDTLIVTTVHDVQVYDTLPENLFQTYDLSLDLIVTPTEVIRVSKRLPRPAGIEWKLLSSRRLEIVPVLKCIKEFEEKSGKEIELKAEDTDVESYQQKSRQNKRSFRRNQSGQRRRRRSDRRTSEKQHNGDADSHDEGGEKTDGEAAEGGKPGGGRPQRKNRYRRNTRRSTNNTGESAAEKSEGEEKAGGEKDAGDGDGKKGGRDRRRRERNPKNDKKGGRVERDLCIRVTNIARSMRIKELKQELRTRDCNPNFITWNGYHGKCYLHFPKKPDQSDDDAGAELLKQLEDLTLTVTPREKEGGGEPKQITLKCEIMKRKEGGGGDAQTATNGTVLEGSRIETTDVTAV